One part of the Syngnathus acus chromosome 17, fSynAcu1.2, whole genome shotgun sequence genome encodes these proteins:
- the LOC119137518 gene encoding disco-interacting protein 2 homolog C-like isoform X2, which produces MTLTRSDVHSEAVQAALAKHGQRKMAVPMPSKRRSLVARNSAYTPPDTSSGSEGEDSEEDHGRARAGRRGGNAAVAGRVVAARRSSAPMPTRPPPPLPRPPAVGVTGRGRQAKGLAQHGLCLCTPAAPHQQHRKPEMPSAPPDVTSSTNNAATADEIQGEKKSGGGHRQTCKYGNAELMETGDGVPVSSRVSAKIQQLVNTLKRPKRPPLREFFVDDFEELLEAQQPDPDLPKAEGAQTEPAQGEELGAESPCLEAALQRWASVSPKSPCLTSVDANGKPFCQLTYGKLWSRSVKVAYNLSHKLGTKQEPLVRAGDRVALVFPNNDPGSFMTAFYGCLLADVVPVPVEVPLTRKDAGGQQIGFLLGSCGISVALTSDLCHKGLPKSPTGDILHFKGWPKLLWIVTESNHLSKTPRDWLPRIRDPGPDTAYIEYKTCKDGGVLGVTVSRAAMLTHCRALTQACAYTEAETIVNVLDFKKDVGLWHAVLTSVMNMLHVVSIPYALMKVNPLAWIQKVCQFKAKVACVKSRDMHWALVAHRDQRDINLASLRMLLVADGANPWSVSSCDAFLNVFCTKGLKSGIICPCAGSPEALSVAIRRPAKDTSETPPRGVLSMYSLSHGVIRLDSDDKLAVLAVQDVGRVMPGAVMCAVKMDGVPQLCKSDEVGELCVRTVATGSSYYGLSGRTKNTFEVVPVTSAGTVVDDSPFTRTGLLGFVAASGLVYVAGKIDGLLAVGGRHHNADDIVATALAVEPMKFVYRGRIAVFSIEVLHDERIVVVAEQRPDSTEEDSFQWMSRVLQAIDGIHRVGVYCLVLVSPNTLPKSPLGGIHLCETKQLFLEGALHPSNVLMCPHTCVTNLPKPRQKQPEIGPASVMLGNLVSGKRIAQASGRDLTQAEDSHQFLFLSEVLQWRAQSTPEHVLYTLLNSRGATASSVTCSQLHKKAEKVAAMLAERSHLRDGDHVALLYPPGMELIVSFYGCLYAGCVPVTVRPPHPRDVATTLPTVKMIVEVSCSVCVLTTQVISKLLRSKEASAAVDSRTWPPILDTDDLPKKKAPLLYKPSNSDTLAYLDFSVSTTGMLAGVKMSHAATSALCRSIKLQCELYPSREVAICLDPYCGLGLVLWCLCSVYSGHRSILIPPCELESNASLWLWAVSQHKVRDTFCSYGVVDTSTRGLAMQTDALKSRGVDLSRVRTCVVVAEERPRTSLTRSFSKLFKDLGLQSRAVSTAFGCRVNMAVCLQGTSGPDPTTVFVDMRALRHDRVRLVEKGSPHSLPLMESGKILPGVRIIIANPETKGPMGESHLGEIWVQSSHNASGYMSVYGDEAPPSDHFASRLSFGDTHSQWSRTGYLGFLRRTQLTDANGERHDALYVVGALEEAMELRGMRYHPVDIETSVVRTHKSIAQCAVFTWSNLLVAVVELAASEQEALDLVPLVTNAVLEEHYLIVGVVVVADVGVVPINSRGEKQRMHLRDGFLADQLDPVYVAYNM; this is translated from the exons ATGACGCTAACCCGCTCAG ACGTCCACAGCGAGGCAGTGCAGGCGGCCTTGGCCAAGCACGGCCAGAGGAAGATGGCCGTGCCCATGCCGTCCAAGCGACGCTCCCTGGTGGCGCGCAACTCCGCCTATACGCCGCCAG ATACGTCCTCGGGTTCCGAGGGGGAGGACTCTGAGGAGGACCACGGGCGTGCAAGAGCAGGACGAAGGGGAGGCAACGCAGCCGTGGCGGGGCGCGTTGTCGCTGCGCGCCGCTCGTCCGCCCCGATGCCGACTCGTCCaccacctcctcttcctcgtccgCCAGCAGTGGGGGTGACGGGCCGCGGGCGCCAAGCCAAAGGTCTGGCCCAGCACGGTCTGTGTCTCTGCACACCGGCTGCGCCGCACCAGCAGCACCGCAAGCCCG AGATGCCCTCTGCCCCTCCGGACGTGACGAGTTCCACCAACAATGCCGCCACCGCCGACGAGATCCAAGGGGAGAAAAAGTCTGGCGGCGGCCACAGACAAACGTGCAAATACGGCAACGCTGAGCTGATGGAGACTGGAGACG GTGTTCCGGTCAGCAGCAGAGTTTCAGCCAAGATTCAGCAGCTGGTCAACACGCTGAAGAGACCCAAGAGACCGCCGCTTCGGGAGTTCTTTGTGGACGACTTTGAGGAGCTGCTGGAGG CGCAGCAACCGGACCCCGACCTGCCCAAAGCGGAGGGGGCCCAGACGGAGCCGGCCCAGGGGGAGGAACTGGGTGCCGAGTCGCCCTGCCTGGAGGCCGCCCTGCAGCGGTGGGCCTCCGTCTCCCCCAAGTCCCCCTGCCTCACCAGCGTGGACGCCAACGGGAAGCCGTTCTGCCAGCTCACCTACG GTAAACTTTGGTCCAGGAGTGTGAAGGTGGCCTACAACCTGTCGCACAAGCTGGGAACCAAACAGGAACCTCTCGTCAGAGCCGGAGACAGA GTGGCGCTGGTGTTCCCCAACAACGACCCCGGCTCATTCATGACGGCCTTCTACGGCTGCCTGCTGGCCGACGTGGTGCCCGTGCCTGTCGAAGTGCCTCTCACACGGAAG GACGCGGGCGGTCAGCAGATTGGCTTCCTTTTGGGCAGCTGCGGCATCAGCGTGGCTCTCACCAGCGACCTCTGCCACAAAGGACTTCCCAAGAGTCCCACTGGCGACATTCTGCACTTTAAAG GCTGGCCCAAGCTGCTGTGGATCGTGACGGAATCCAATCACTTGTCCAAGACACCTAGAGACTGGTTACCCCGCATCAGGGACCCCGGACCCGACACGGCATACATTGAG tacAAGACGTGCAAAGATGGCGGCGTCCTGGGTGTGACGGTGTCACGTGCCGCCATGTTGACTCATTGTCGGGCCCTCACGCAGGCCTGCGCCTACACCGAAG cCGAGACCATCGTTAACGTTCTGGACTTCAAGAAGGATGTCGGACTTTGGCATGCCGTCCTCACT AGCGTGATGAATATGCTGCACGTGGTGAGCATCCCGTATGCCCTGATGAAGGTCAACCCGCTCGCGTGGATCCAGAAAGTGTGTCAGTTCAAAG CCAAGGTGGCGTGCGTCAAGTCGCGCGACATGCACTGGGCTCTGGTGGCGCATCGCGATCAGCGCGACATCAACTTGGCCTCGCTCAGAATGCTGCTGGTCGCCGACGGCGCCAACCCCT GGTCCGTCTCGTCATGTGACGCCTTCCTCAACGTCTTCTGCACCAAAGGCTTGAAGTCGGGCATCATTTGTCCCTGCGCCGGCTCGCCCGAGGCGCTCTCCGTGGCCATCAGGAG GCCCGCCAAGGATACAAGCGAGACGCCCCCTCGCGGCGTTTTGTCCATGTACAGTCTCAGCCACGGAGTCATCAGACTCGACTCGGACGACAAGCTCGCCGTGCTCGCTGTGCAGGATGTCGGAAGAGTCATGCCTGGAG CTGTGATGTGCGCGGTGAAGATGGACGGCGTCCCCCAGCTATGTAAAAGCGACGAGGTGGGCGAGTTGTGCGTGCGCACGGTGGCCACGGGCTCGTCCTACTACGGCCTCAGTGGAAGGACCAAGAACACCTTTGAG GTGGTCCCTGTCACCAGCGCTGGCACTGTCGTCGACGATTCTCCCTTCACCAGGACGGGACTGCTGGGCTTCGTGGCTGCGTCGGGTCTGGTGTACGTGGCGGGCAAGATCGATGGTCTGTTGGCAGTAGGCGGGCGCCACCACAACGCCGACGACATCGTGGCCACGGCGCTTGCCGTGGAGCCCATGAAGTTTGTCTACAGGGGCCG GATAGCCGTGTTCTCCATCGAGGTCCTGCACGATGAGAGGATCGTGGTGGTCGCTGAGCAGCGGCCCGACTCCACCGAGGAGGACAGCTTCCAATGGATGAGCCGCGTGCTGCAG GCGATCGACGGGATCCACCGGGTGGGTGTGTACTGCCTAGTTCTGGTCTCGCCCAACACGCTCCCCAAGAGTCCTCTAGGGGGCATCCACCTGTGCGAAACCAAGCAGCTCTTCCTGGAGGGGGCGCTGCACCCCTCCAACGTCCTCATGTGCCCGCACACCTGCGTCACCAACCTGCCCAAACCACGACAGAAACAACCAG AAATCGGCCCCGCGTCGGTGATGCTGGGGAATCTGGTGTCCGGGAAGAGGATCGCTCAGGCCAGCGGGAGAGACCTGACTCAGGCCGAGGACAGTCACCAG TTCCTGTTCCTGTCTGAGGTGTTACAGTGGCGAGCACAGAGCACACCGGAACATGTGCTCTACACGCTGCTCAACTCACGG GGGGCGACGGCCAGCTCAGTGACGTGCTCACAGCTCCACAAGAAGGCCGAGAAGGTGGCGGCCATGCTGGCCGAACGCAGCCACCTTCGGGACGGAGATCACGTGGCGCTGCTCTACCCTCCAG GCATGGAGCTGATCGTGTCATTTTACGGCTGCTTGTATGCCGGCTGCGTGCCCGTCACCGTACGCCCGCCTCACCCCCGCGACGTCGCCACCACGCTGCCCACCGTCAAGATGATCGTCGAG GTGAGTTGTTCGGTGTGCGTGCTGACCACTCAGGTCATCTCCAAGCTGCTCAGGTCCAAGGAGGCCTCGGCTGCCGTGGACTCCCGCACGTGGCCGCCCATCCTGGACACAG ATGATTTACCAAAGAAGAAAGCTCCTCTACTGTACAAACCCTCCAACTCCGACACGCTGGCGTACCTGGACTTCAGCGTGTCCACCACCGGCATGCTCGCTGGAGTCAAG ATGTCTCACGCGGCCACCAGCGCCCTGTGCCGCTCCATCAAGCTGCAGTGCGAGCTGTACCCGTCCAGAGAGGTGGCCATCTGCCTGGACCCGTACTGCGGCCTGGGCTTAGTCCTCTGGTGCCTCTGCAG CGTGTACTCGGGCCACCGCTCCATCCTGATCCCGCCGTGCGAGCTGGAGAGCAACGCCTCCTTGTGGCTTTGGGCCGTCAGCCAGCACAAGGTGCGAGACACATTCTGCTCGTACGGCGTGGTGGACACCAGCACCAGAGGGCTCGCTATGCAGACGGACGCGCTCAAG AGTCGCGGCGTGGACTTGTCCCGCGTGAGGACCTGCGTGGTGGTGGCTGAGGAGCGGCCTCGGACCTCGCTGACGCGGTCCTTCTCCAAGCTCTTCAAGGACCTCGGCCTTCAGTCCCGAGCCGTCAGCACCGCCTTCGGATGCCGGGTCAACATGGCTGTCTGCCTTCAG GGAACGTCCGGTCCCGACCCGACCACCGTCTTCGTGGACATGAGGGCGCTGCGTCACGACAG GGTGCGACTGGTCGAGAAGGGATCGCCTCACAGCTTGCCCTTGATGGAGTCTGGCAAG ATCCTTCCTGGCGTTCGCATTATCATCGCCAATCCGGAGACCAAAGGACCCATGGGAGAGTCTCACCTGGGCGAG ATTTGGGTTCAGAGCAGCCACAACGCAAGCGGCTACATGAGCGTGTACGGGGACGAGGCGCCGCCGTCCGATCACTTTGCGTCCAGACTGAGCTTCGGAGACACGCACAGCCAGTGGTCGCGGACGGGTTACTTGGGCTTCCTGCGCAGGACGCAACTGACCGACGCCAACGGAG AGCGCCACGACGCACTCTACGTGGTGGGCGCCTTGGAGGAGGCCATGGAGCTGCGGGGCATGCGCTACCATCCCGTCGACATCGAGACCTCCGTCGTCAGGACGCACAAGAGCATCGCACAGTG CGCAGTGTTCACGTGGAGCAACCTGCTGGTGGCGGTGGTGGAGCTGGCAGCGTCGGAGCAGGAGGCGCTGGACCTGGTGCCGCTGGTGACCAACGCCGTCCTGGAGGAGCACTACCTGATCGTAGGCGTGGTGGTGGTCGCTGACGTGGGCGTGGTCCCCATCAACTCGCGGGGCGAAAAGCAACGCATGCACCTGCGCGACGGATTCCTGGCCGACCAGCTGGACCCCGTCTACGTAGCCTACAACATGTAG
- the LOC119137518 gene encoding disco-interacting protein 2 homolog C-like isoform X3, which translates to MAVPMPSKRRSLVARNSAYTPPDTSSGSEGEDSEEDHGRARAGRRGGNAAVAGRVVAARRSSAPMPTRPPPPLPRPPAVGVTGRGRQAKGLAQHGLCLCTPAAPHQQHRKPEMPSAPPDVTSSTNNAATADEIQGEKKSGGGHRQTCKYGNAELMETGDGVPVSSRVSAKIQQLVNTLKRPKRPPLREFFVDDFEELLEAQQPDPDLPKAEGAQTEPAQGEELGAESPCLEAALQRWASVSPKSPCLTSVDANGKPFCQLTYGKLWSRSVKVAYNLSHKLGTKQEPLVRAGDRVALVFPNNDPGSFMTAFYGCLLADVVPVPVEVPLTRKDAGGQQIGFLLGSCGISVALTSDLCHKGLPKSPTGDILHFKGWPKLLWIVTESNHLSKTPRDWLPRIRDPGPDTAYIEYKTCKDGGVLGVTVSRAAMLTHCRALTQACAYTEAETIVNVLDFKKDVGLWHAVLTSVMNMLHVVSIPYALMKVNPLAWIQKVCQFKAKVACVKSRDMHWALVAHRDQRDINLASLRMLLVADGANPWSVSSCDAFLNVFCTKGLKSGIICPCAGSPEALSVAIRRPAKDTSETPPRGVLSMYSLSHGVIRLDSDDKLAVLAVQDVGRVMPGAVMCAVKMDGVPQLCKSDEVGELCVRTVATGSSYYGLSGRTKNTFEVVPVTSAGTVVDDSPFTRTGLLGFVAASGLVYVAGKIDGLLAVGGRHHNADDIVATALAVEPMKFVYRGRIAVFSIEVLHDERIVVVAEQRPDSTEEDSFQWMSRVLQAIDGIHRVGVYCLVLVSPNTLPKSPLGGIHLCETKQLFLEGALHPSNVLMCPHTCVTNLPKPRQKQPGGRRTHVRTLGRASRGLRIFWLLAEIGPASVMLGNLVSGKRIAQASGRDLTQAEDSHQFLFLSEVLQWRAQSTPEHVLYTLLNSRGATASSVTCSQLHKKAEKVAAMLAERSHLRDGDHVALLYPPGMELIVSFYGCLYAGCVPVTVRPPHPRDVATTLPTVKMIVEVSCSVCVLTTQVISKLLRSKEASAAVDSRTWPPILDTDDLPKKKAPLLYKPSNSDTLAYLDFSVSTTGMLAGVKMSHAATSALCRSIKLQCELYPSREVAICLDPYCGLGLVLWCLCSVYSGHRSILIPPCELESNASLWLWAVSQHKVRDTFCSYGVVDTSTRGLAMQTDALKSRGVDLSRVRTCVVVAEERPRTSLTRSFSKLFKDLGLQSRAVSTAFGCRVNMAVCLQGTSGPDPTTVFVDMRALRHDRVRLVEKGSPHSLPLMESGKILPGVRIIIANPETKGPMGESHLGEIWVQSSHNASGYMSVYGDEAPPSDHFASRLSFGDTHSQWSRTGYLGFLRRTQLTDANGERHDALYVVGALEEAMELRGMRYHPVDIETSVVRTHKSIAQCAVFTWSNLLVAVVELAASEQEALDLVPLVTNAVLEEHYLIVGVVVVADVGVVPINSRGEKQRMHLRDGFLADQLDPVYVAYNM; encoded by the exons ATGGCCGTGCCCATGCCGTCCAAGCGACGCTCCCTGGTGGCGCGCAACTCCGCCTATACGCCGCCAG ATACGTCCTCGGGTTCCGAGGGGGAGGACTCTGAGGAGGACCACGGGCGTGCAAGAGCAGGACGAAGGGGAGGCAACGCAGCCGTGGCGGGGCGCGTTGTCGCTGCGCGCCGCTCGTCCGCCCCGATGCCGACTCGTCCaccacctcctcttcctcgtccgCCAGCAGTGGGGGTGACGGGCCGCGGGCGCCAAGCCAAAGGTCTGGCCCAGCACGGTCTGTGTCTCTGCACACCGGCTGCGCCGCACCAGCAGCACCGCAAGCCCG AGATGCCCTCTGCCCCTCCGGACGTGACGAGTTCCACCAACAATGCCGCCACCGCCGACGAGATCCAAGGGGAGAAAAAGTCTGGCGGCGGCCACAGACAAACGTGCAAATACGGCAACGCTGAGCTGATGGAGACTGGAGACG GTGTTCCGGTCAGCAGCAGAGTTTCAGCCAAGATTCAGCAGCTGGTCAACACGCTGAAGAGACCCAAGAGACCGCCGCTTCGGGAGTTCTTTGTGGACGACTTTGAGGAGCTGCTGGAGG CGCAGCAACCGGACCCCGACCTGCCCAAAGCGGAGGGGGCCCAGACGGAGCCGGCCCAGGGGGAGGAACTGGGTGCCGAGTCGCCCTGCCTGGAGGCCGCCCTGCAGCGGTGGGCCTCCGTCTCCCCCAAGTCCCCCTGCCTCACCAGCGTGGACGCCAACGGGAAGCCGTTCTGCCAGCTCACCTACG GTAAACTTTGGTCCAGGAGTGTGAAGGTGGCCTACAACCTGTCGCACAAGCTGGGAACCAAACAGGAACCTCTCGTCAGAGCCGGAGACAGA GTGGCGCTGGTGTTCCCCAACAACGACCCCGGCTCATTCATGACGGCCTTCTACGGCTGCCTGCTGGCCGACGTGGTGCCCGTGCCTGTCGAAGTGCCTCTCACACGGAAG GACGCGGGCGGTCAGCAGATTGGCTTCCTTTTGGGCAGCTGCGGCATCAGCGTGGCTCTCACCAGCGACCTCTGCCACAAAGGACTTCCCAAGAGTCCCACTGGCGACATTCTGCACTTTAAAG GCTGGCCCAAGCTGCTGTGGATCGTGACGGAATCCAATCACTTGTCCAAGACACCTAGAGACTGGTTACCCCGCATCAGGGACCCCGGACCCGACACGGCATACATTGAG tacAAGACGTGCAAAGATGGCGGCGTCCTGGGTGTGACGGTGTCACGTGCCGCCATGTTGACTCATTGTCGGGCCCTCACGCAGGCCTGCGCCTACACCGAAG cCGAGACCATCGTTAACGTTCTGGACTTCAAGAAGGATGTCGGACTTTGGCATGCCGTCCTCACT AGCGTGATGAATATGCTGCACGTGGTGAGCATCCCGTATGCCCTGATGAAGGTCAACCCGCTCGCGTGGATCCAGAAAGTGTGTCAGTTCAAAG CCAAGGTGGCGTGCGTCAAGTCGCGCGACATGCACTGGGCTCTGGTGGCGCATCGCGATCAGCGCGACATCAACTTGGCCTCGCTCAGAATGCTGCTGGTCGCCGACGGCGCCAACCCCT GGTCCGTCTCGTCATGTGACGCCTTCCTCAACGTCTTCTGCACCAAAGGCTTGAAGTCGGGCATCATTTGTCCCTGCGCCGGCTCGCCCGAGGCGCTCTCCGTGGCCATCAGGAG GCCCGCCAAGGATACAAGCGAGACGCCCCCTCGCGGCGTTTTGTCCATGTACAGTCTCAGCCACGGAGTCATCAGACTCGACTCGGACGACAAGCTCGCCGTGCTCGCTGTGCAGGATGTCGGAAGAGTCATGCCTGGAG CTGTGATGTGCGCGGTGAAGATGGACGGCGTCCCCCAGCTATGTAAAAGCGACGAGGTGGGCGAGTTGTGCGTGCGCACGGTGGCCACGGGCTCGTCCTACTACGGCCTCAGTGGAAGGACCAAGAACACCTTTGAG GTGGTCCCTGTCACCAGCGCTGGCACTGTCGTCGACGATTCTCCCTTCACCAGGACGGGACTGCTGGGCTTCGTGGCTGCGTCGGGTCTGGTGTACGTGGCGGGCAAGATCGATGGTCTGTTGGCAGTAGGCGGGCGCCACCACAACGCCGACGACATCGTGGCCACGGCGCTTGCCGTGGAGCCCATGAAGTTTGTCTACAGGGGCCG GATAGCCGTGTTCTCCATCGAGGTCCTGCACGATGAGAGGATCGTGGTGGTCGCTGAGCAGCGGCCCGACTCCACCGAGGAGGACAGCTTCCAATGGATGAGCCGCGTGCTGCAG GCGATCGACGGGATCCACCGGGTGGGTGTGTACTGCCTAGTTCTGGTCTCGCCCAACACGCTCCCCAAGAGTCCTCTAGGGGGCATCCACCTGTGCGAAACCAAGCAGCTCTTCCTGGAGGGGGCGCTGCACCCCTCCAACGTCCTCATGTGCCCGCACACCTGCGTCACCAACCTGCCCAAACCACGACAGAAACAACCAGGTGGGAGACgcacacacgtgcgcacacTCGGTCGGGCGTCACGTGGCCTGAGGATCTTCTGGCTCTTGGCAGAAATCGGCCCCGCGTCGGTGATGCTGGGGAATCTGGTGTCCGGGAAGAGGATCGCTCAGGCCAGCGGGAGAGACCTGACTCAGGCCGAGGACAGTCACCAG TTCCTGTTCCTGTCTGAGGTGTTACAGTGGCGAGCACAGAGCACACCGGAACATGTGCTCTACACGCTGCTCAACTCACGG GGGGCGACGGCCAGCTCAGTGACGTGCTCACAGCTCCACAAGAAGGCCGAGAAGGTGGCGGCCATGCTGGCCGAACGCAGCCACCTTCGGGACGGAGATCACGTGGCGCTGCTCTACCCTCCAG GCATGGAGCTGATCGTGTCATTTTACGGCTGCTTGTATGCCGGCTGCGTGCCCGTCACCGTACGCCCGCCTCACCCCCGCGACGTCGCCACCACGCTGCCCACCGTCAAGATGATCGTCGAG GTGAGTTGTTCGGTGTGCGTGCTGACCACTCAGGTCATCTCCAAGCTGCTCAGGTCCAAGGAGGCCTCGGCTGCCGTGGACTCCCGCACGTGGCCGCCCATCCTGGACACAG ATGATTTACCAAAGAAGAAAGCTCCTCTACTGTACAAACCCTCCAACTCCGACACGCTGGCGTACCTGGACTTCAGCGTGTCCACCACCGGCATGCTCGCTGGAGTCAAG ATGTCTCACGCGGCCACCAGCGCCCTGTGCCGCTCCATCAAGCTGCAGTGCGAGCTGTACCCGTCCAGAGAGGTGGCCATCTGCCTGGACCCGTACTGCGGCCTGGGCTTAGTCCTCTGGTGCCTCTGCAG CGTGTACTCGGGCCACCGCTCCATCCTGATCCCGCCGTGCGAGCTGGAGAGCAACGCCTCCTTGTGGCTTTGGGCCGTCAGCCAGCACAAGGTGCGAGACACATTCTGCTCGTACGGCGTGGTGGACACCAGCACCAGAGGGCTCGCTATGCAGACGGACGCGCTCAAG AGTCGCGGCGTGGACTTGTCCCGCGTGAGGACCTGCGTGGTGGTGGCTGAGGAGCGGCCTCGGACCTCGCTGACGCGGTCCTTCTCCAAGCTCTTCAAGGACCTCGGCCTTCAGTCCCGAGCCGTCAGCACCGCCTTCGGATGCCGGGTCAACATGGCTGTCTGCCTTCAG GGAACGTCCGGTCCCGACCCGACCACCGTCTTCGTGGACATGAGGGCGCTGCGTCACGACAG GGTGCGACTGGTCGAGAAGGGATCGCCTCACAGCTTGCCCTTGATGGAGTCTGGCAAG ATCCTTCCTGGCGTTCGCATTATCATCGCCAATCCGGAGACCAAAGGACCCATGGGAGAGTCTCACCTGGGCGAG ATTTGGGTTCAGAGCAGCCACAACGCAAGCGGCTACATGAGCGTGTACGGGGACGAGGCGCCGCCGTCCGATCACTTTGCGTCCAGACTGAGCTTCGGAGACACGCACAGCCAGTGGTCGCGGACGGGTTACTTGGGCTTCCTGCGCAGGACGCAACTGACCGACGCCAACGGAG AGCGCCACGACGCACTCTACGTGGTGGGCGCCTTGGAGGAGGCCATGGAGCTGCGGGGCATGCGCTACCATCCCGTCGACATCGAGACCTCCGTCGTCAGGACGCACAAGAGCATCGCACAGTG CGCAGTGTTCACGTGGAGCAACCTGCTGGTGGCGGTGGTGGAGCTGGCAGCGTCGGAGCAGGAGGCGCTGGACCTGGTGCCGCTGGTGACCAACGCCGTCCTGGAGGAGCACTACCTGATCGTAGGCGTGGTGGTGGTCGCTGACGTGGGCGTGGTCCCCATCAACTCGCGGGGCGAAAAGCAACGCATGCACCTGCGCGACGGATTCCTGGCCGACCAGCTGGACCCCGTCTACGTAGCCTACAACATGTAG